The Thermotoga sp. Ku-13t genomic sequence ATGGATCCAGACGATCCTAACTGTCCGATAAGAAAACAGGCGGTACCTACATCCAAGGAGCTGCACATAAGCGACGGTGAAATGGTGGACCCGTTGCACGAAGATGTCGATTCACCCGTGAAGGGACTGACCCATCGTTACCCAGACAGGGTGTTGTTTCTGGTCACGGACCAGTGTGCGATGTACTGCAGGCACTGTACCCGCAGGAGATTTGCCGGAGAAACCGACGCCCCACTCGATCGAAAGTACATAGACGCAGCCATAGATTACATAAAACAGAACAAGAAGGTGCGTGATGTGCTGATCTCCGGAGGAGACCCGTTGACTCTGTTGGACGAGAGGCTGGAGGAGATCATCTCGAGACTCCGCGAGATAGAGCACGTGGAAATCATACGCATTGGTACACGCGCGCCTGTGGTCCTTCCCATGAGGATCACAGAATCTCTGGTGAACATGTTGAAAAAGTACCACCCGATATGGTTGAACACGCATTTCAACCATCCAAAAGAGTTCACAGAGGACTCGAAAAAAGCCCTCGCGATGCTTGCGGATGCAGGAATACCCTTGGGTAACCAGACGGTGCTGTTGAGGGGTGTCAACGACTGTCCAAGAATCATGAGACAGCTCGTGCACGAACTCGTCAAGAACCGTGTCAGGCCTTACTACATATACCAGTGCGATCTGTCCAGAGGACTTTCACACTTCAGAACCAGCGTTGCGAAGGGTATAGAGATCATAGAATACCTGCGGGGTCACACCTCAGGGTTCGCCGTGCCGACGTACGTGATCGATGCGCCTGGTGGGGGAGGAAAGATACCGGTTGGTCCGCAGTATTTGATATCCATGGGCGAGGACAAGGTGGTTCTGAGAAACTACGAAGGTGGCATCTTTGTCTATCAGGAACCGAAAGACTACAGGAGCAACTGCGAACCTGATGAAGAGGTTGAAGGAGTGGCTTCATTGCTTTCTGGAAAGGACAAATATCTGCTCCCGCAACAACTCGAAAGGGCCAGGAGGATCAGAGAGTGGAAGGAAAAGAGATCGTCTACATCGTAGGTACCAAGAAAGGTGCCGGCAAGACCACGGTGCTGAACAGGATGCTGAGAGATTGCGAAGGTTGTTGTATCACGAGTGTGGGTATGGACGGGGAAGAGAAAGACAGTCTGACGGGTGAGCCCAAACCTCGGGTGAGGGTCAACACGGCGCAGTTTGTTCTCACAGGTGAAAGGTTCCTCGATCTTTCAAAGTTCGAAATTCTGGAGGTTTTCTCTTACAATCCGATCGCGGGCTACGAAACGCTCGCCCGTCCAGTGATCGAAACAGACGTCATCGTGGCGGGGGCAAGCGGTTCCACGATCAAGCAGCTCTCACAAAATTTTCATCTTACCCGGATCATCGTCGATGGAGCTTTGGATAGGCTCGTTCATGCAGGAGTCGTGGATGGAGCGAAGATCTTCCTGGTGGTTCACAGTGAGAGCGCCGATAGCCTGAGAATCTTCAGGAAGGTTCTTTTCGCCTCGAAGTTGGCCAAGCCGCCCAACGAGGTTGAGATTATCGTGAAAGATCTGAAGGGTGTGTGGGGCATAACGAAATCCGGTCAGCTTGTGAAAATTTCAGATTCCTGTCTAACGCTCGGAGAAACGAACTACGATGAGTTTGAATGGCTCTACGTTTCGGGCATCGTCACGGCGTCGGTGCTGAGATTGAAGAACAGGTTGAGTCTGTGTTTGAACAATCCTCTGGCCGTTGCAGAAGTGCCGGACAGTTTTGATAACATATATACTGTGAACAAAGTTGCGCTCGAAAAGGTTTTCATCAATTCATCCTCTCAACGTGGCCTGTCAACAACCTTGCGACGGCTCTTGAAGGATTCATCCATCGAGATCGAGGATGTGCTCACTCTCGATTGAGGAGGTGTGATTGTGGCGAGGATAGCTGTAGACACGCAGGAACTGGTGAACAAGATATCTGTGGTTTCCAAGGTGGTTCCTTCCAAGGCGATAAAACCGATCCTCGGTTGTGTCCTGTTCGATCTGAACGAGGACGGGGTATACCTTCTGGCTTCGGATCTTGAGACAGGCGTCAAGGCGAGACTGAACTGCGAGTACGAGGGATTCGGAAGGTTCGCTGTGGATGGGAAAGTTCTCTACGAGGTCGTGAAAACGTTGCCGTCGGATGTTGGAGCCAACCTTGAGATCACTCCCACAAGTTTGTCCATTGAGTGTGGCAGGAGCAAGTTCAAGCTGTCTGTTGTGGACCCGAGCGATTTTCCAGAAGTGTCCCTATCCGAGTCCAGTGTGAGCTTTGAAATCGATGCGAGCGTTCTTCATAGCATGCTCGATAGGGTCATCTTTTGTGCTGCCACCGACGAATTCATGAGAAACCTCAACGGGGTTTACTGGGAACTCGGCAACGGTTTTCTCAGACTGGTGGCGTCGGACGGTTTCAGGCTCGCCCTGGCGGAAGAAAAACTTGACATACAGACTGAGGAAGGCTTAGGTTTCCTGTTGTCCCTCAAGAGTATGAAGGAGCTCGTGAACGTTGCACAGAGTTGCGAGGGGAAGAGCCTGAGGGTCGAATACGATGGAAAGAGGATCGGCATCCTGACGACGGACGTGGAAACTTTGATGAGGATCGTCGAAGTGGAGTTCCCCGACTACAAGAGGGTCTTACCGAAGGCGTTCAAGACCAAGGTCGTGGCATCGACCAACGACCTTGTGGAAGCTCTCAGAAGAACGATGGTAATAGCCAAACGCGGCAGCGAATCCATAAGGGTTGAAGTGATGGAGAACACACTCGTTTTGAGCAGCAGAAGTCCGGACTTTGGCGAAGTGAGTGAGGAATTAGAGGTGAAGAAGGAAGGCGAAGACGTGATCGCGGCTTTCAATCCGAAGTTCCTCATCGAAGCGTTGAGGCGTATAGAAACAGAGGAAGTCGAGTTGAACTTCATAGACAGCACCAGCCCTCTGCAGATCAACCCGCTCGAGGTTGAAGGATATCTGTACGTCGTGATGCCGATAAGGATCGTGTGAGAAAGATGGAGTTGATCTTCGAACGTGTAACGAAGAAGTTTTCAGACACCGTGGCCATCAAAGATGTGAGCTTCGACGTTTGCGCATCCTGTATAGTTGTCATCGGTGGAAATGCTGCGGGTAAATCTACACTGCTCAAGCTGATTGCCACCGTTCTCAAACCTGACGAAGGCAAAATCGTGATAAACGGTATCGACGCTGTGAAGCAACCCGGATTGATAAGAAAAGATCTGTCGTACGTGCCCGAAGAACCTGCCCTTGTGGAGACGTTGACGGCGCGTGAGAACCTTGCGCTGTTCAGTAGGATCAAGAAAGCAGAATGCGATCATGGATTGCCCCAGATGTTGCAGTTGGAAATCGACGGTAGAAAACTCGTCAGGAAATTGTCCAAGGGAACGCGCAGGAAACTTTCTCTCTGCATGGCTCTGCTTGGAGAACCAAAAATCTTGGTGCTGGATGAGCCCACGAATGGACTGGACGAGGAAGCGAAGCGAATTTTCTGGAAAAAGCTTGCCGAATTGAAAGAAAAAGGCGTGGCACTGGTCATCGCCACGCACGATGTTGAAGAGGTACGAATGCTCGCAGATGTTGTGATCAGCCTGGACAAAGGTCAGGTTGTGGACATCCAGCACGTGAATTCAGCTGCCAGCCACATCTAACTCCGACACGATCACAGATGGTCCGTACCAGTTGACGGAGACTACGTCGCAGTCAGCGCCCACCAGTTCGATTCTCTGGAGCAGTTCGAGGAAATTGCCAGAAATTGTGAACTGTTCGACGGGCTCAACGATCTCACCGCCCACCACCCTGTAACCGTTGGCGCCCAGAGAAAATTCCCCGGATACCGGTCTGACACCCGAGTGAAGTCCGTCGAGCGCGATGACTATCAAACCCTCCTTCAGATGCTTGACCAGACCTTCGTAATCGAGAGAACCCGCGGGCAAAACCACGTTCAGAGGCACACACCTTTGATTGAACACGTTTCCGGTGGGCCTGACGTTGTCCTTCCTGGCCGACTTTATGGAATGAAAGAACGTGGTGAGTACACCGCGATCGATGAACGTCTTCCTCGACGTTGCCACACCTTCGTTGTCGAAAGAACGTTTCAGCGGAAGCTTTTCGAAAAACGGATCTTCCATCAAATTCAACACTTCTGTGCCGATTCTCTGGCTCAGTTTTCCCTTCAGTGGGGAAAGACCTTTCTGCACGGCTTCGGCGGAGAAGATGGATGAGAACGCGAAGAAAAGCTGCGCGAAGACGTCTCGACGTAACAAAATTCTGTACTTCCCGCTCTTCACATTCTGGGCTCCGAGCTGGGAAACAGCTTCAGAAGCTGCTTCCTCCGCGATCCCATCGACATCGATCTCGTTCGGCTGCGAACCGTATCTGGCGCGAAAGCCCCTCTTGGGTTTTTTTCCATCGGAGGCCACCAGATAGACGAAGGCTGCACCGTAACCGAAGCTTTCTTCCAGCTCCAGACCCTTCGTGTTGAACAGAAGGATTTCAGAGTTCTGATGCCCATAGCCGCTCATGATAACGTTCTGAATCCTTTTGTCGTACGATAGTGATTTTTCCTCCATTCTTTTCGCCAGTTCTATCTTCTCCCTGACCGACATTCGTTCGAAAGGATCATTGTAGCTGAAAGGTTCGCGTTCCGGACGCTCGTGCCAGACATCGTCCTCATCGAGGGTGTCCGTGATCATGAAATTCTCGTAGGCGCTCTCGACGAGGAATTTTGCGGAAGTTTCATCCAGGATCTCTGTGGTCGCGAAGCAGGATTTCTTGTTCTTCACGGCTTTCAACGTAACCCTTCTCGAAGAAGCGTCTGTGTAGTTCTCGATCTTTCCCTTGCTGACAACGACCTCGAATTCTTTCTGGCTGAAGATGAGCACTTCACAATCGTCGAATCCCTTCTTCTTTGCTAGTGAAAAAACAGTTTCGGCGAACTGTTTTTCTCTCATCTCTTTCGCCCCCCAACGATCAGCTCTTTCACGCGGATCGTAGGTTGTCCAACATCTGCAGGTACGGAACCGGATATGGAACCGCACATGCCTTGACCCCTCGCGAGGTCGTTTCCGACCATGTCTATGTTGTTTATCACTTCGATACCTTTACCTATCAGTGTCGCACCACGCACGGGCTTGGTGATCCTGCCTTTTTCGATCAGGTAACCTTCCATGACGGCGAAGTTGAACTCGCCTGTGGCAGGATGCACCGAGCCGCCTCCCATGCGTTTGGCGTAGAGTCCGTAATCTGTGGCGGAGATGATCTCTTCCGGCAGGTACTTGCCCGGCATTATGAAGGTGTTGCTCATTCTGGATGTCGGTATGAACTTGTAACTTTCCCTGCGTCCACAGCCGTTGGGCTTCATGTTCATCTTCTTCGCGTGGAACCTGTCGACCAGATAGTTTTTCAACACACCGTTTTCGATCAACACGTTGCACTGGGTTGGAGTTCCCTCATCGTCGATGTTGCTCGAACCCCACGCGTTCGGTATCGTCCCATCGTCCACGGCCGTGACGCAGTCTGCGGCGACTTTCTGACCGAGTTTGTTCGCGAAAACCGAAGCGCTCTTCGCGACGGATGTCGCCTCCAGGGCATGCCCACACGCTTCGTGGAAGATGACGCCTCCGAATTCGTTCGCTATCACCACGGGCATCTTGCCGGCTGGTGCGTATTCGGCTCGAACCATTCTGTCTGCTATCCTCGCGGCCTCCGCACCTATGTCTTTCGGGTCGTGAAAGTTGAAGAATTCGAGTCCCATGGAAGCACCAGGTCCGTAGAAGCCCGATTCCTGTTCACCATCCTTCGATGCGACTGCGGTGACCATCAGCCTTGTCTTGATACGTCTATCGCTCGCCATGATCCCTTCAGAATTCGCGATGAAAACTTTCTGATCGTAATCCCAGTACCGGACCACAACCTGCGAGATGAAGTTCGAATAATTCTTCGCTCCTTCATACGCGAGTTTCATGATCTTCGCTTTGTCCATTTTCGAAACTTCCAGAGGGTGCAGAACGATAATGTGGGAATTCTTCACGTCCAGGTTCGTGAGGTTCAACGGTTTGAACTGTGCAGGCTGTGTTTCCAGCACTTCGATCAACCTGTCCACCATGGCGAAAAGTTGTTTCTCCGAAGGATCGTTCGTGTAAGCGTAGACCTGCTGATCTTCCTTGAACAATCTCAAGCCGAGCCCGAAATCTCTCTCGCTGCTCGCAGAATCGATCCTTCCGTCGATCAGAGTTATCCTCGTGTCGAACCTGTCCTCCACGAAGATCTCGACGAAATCTGCACCCTTACTTAGACCGTAATTGATGACTTTCTCCACCAAACTCGCTTCGAGCAAGCTGATCACCCCTAAAACGAATTCTACCACTTTAAGTTCGCATCCCGTACTTGTTTCGTCTTATACTTTTGAGGGTGAGAGTTCTGGAGCTGGTCGCGCTCTGTACGTCGGGGCTGGAAGGAGCAGTTTGTAAAGAGCTGAAGGATATGAATTTCAAGATTTTGAAAGTGACCGCGGGTCACATACACTTCGCTGGCGAGCTTTCCGACATCGCGAAGCTCAATCTAACGTTGCGCAGCGCGGAGCGCGTGTTGATAAAAATGGCCGAGTTTGAAGCAAAGACCTTCGACGAACTCTTCGAAGGAACCTTCAGCGCTGACTGGCAGGACCTGGTCCACAATCGAGCCTCGCTGATCGTTGAGAAGGTGAAAGTGCGTAACTCCAAGTTATCAGCGACCGGAGCAATTGCTTCGGTGATCAAGAAGGCCATCTATGAAAAAATTGAATCCAGGAACGAACCGGACGGAACTGTCTATCCTCTGTACGTGTATCTGAAAAACGACATTGCGAGCGTGTTTCTGGACACCACAGGTTCACGCGCACTGAGCAAACGTGGCTACAGGTTGAAAACTTCGATCGCTCCACTGAGAGAGACGATAGCAGCTGGCTTGATCATCGTGAGTGGTTGGAACACCCAGAGACTGCTGGTCGATCCTTTCTGTGGCAGCGGGACGATCTGCATAGAGGCTGCGCGGATGGCACTGGGTATTCTCAACGATGGGAGGGAGTTCGCGTTCCAGAGCTGGCCGATTTTCAAAGGTGTGAAAATGGAAAAGACGGATGTCAAGAAGCGGGAGAATCGACTCGTTTCGCTTGGCTTCGACAGAGATCCGTCGATGGTATCGATCGCCCGCGAGAACGCGCTGAGAGCAGGTGTGATCGATTCTGTCAGGTTCTCAAACAAGGCTTTCGAAGTGCTGGAAAGCTTCAAAAATGTTCATGTGGTGACAAATCCACCGTATGGGCTCAGAATCAAAAACGTTGACGAAGATTTTTACTCACGCCTTGCAAGGTTGTTCGATGTTTTCGAAGATTCGACGATTTGTTTCTTGAGTCCCGCAGAGAATTTAGAACGTGTTTTCGGCCGGAAAGCATCGAAGAGGGTCAAGTTTCAAAACAGCGGTGTGTGGACCTACTTTTACATTTTCGAATCCAGATGAAAAACAGAAAGGGCCCCTCGCGGGGCCCAAATCCATGTTCACGCCATCTTTTCTTCTTCAGCTGCGCGTGGAGTTTCTTCGATTTGAATGTTCGCGAATATCTCAAGGCCTGTGCCAGACGGTATGAGCTGACCTACGATCACGTTTTCTTTCAGTCCCTTCAGGTAATCGATCCTGCCTTCGATCGCGGCTTCCGTTAGCACCTGTGGTGTTTGCTGGAACGAGGCCGCACTGAGCCATCCTTCCTGTTCCAGCGATGCTTTCGTGATTCTCAGCAGCCTTCTTCTGTACTTCATGGGCTCCTTGGGTGCGATCTGGTAGGTTGTGGGTCTGCCTTCCTCCATCACAACGATCTCTTTCACACCTGCAGCGACGGCTTTTTCAACGATCTCTTCTGTGACTTCTGTGCCCTCTGGAGCTATTTCCTCGACCTCGTCTTTGAGCTTCGCCACGATCTTCTTGGCAAGAATTTTCCCAATCACGGCGTTCCTGTTGCTCTGCACGTGTGCGTTCGCTTTCAGTATTTCGTCGTTTATTCGTCTCGCTTCGGCGAGTGTCAGCAGTTCACCGGGCAGATAGTCTGTATCTCCAGGATCGATGACTTCCACCCTGCTGAGCATCTGCCTAATGATTATCTCGAAATGTTTGTTGTGTATTTCCACACCCTGTTCGCGGTAAACTTTTTGCGTTTCTGTGAGCAGGTACATCGCCGTAGCTTCAACACCGAGCGTGTCCATGAGTTTTCTGAGTTTTACGGCTCCAGTGGTGAGCATCTGACCAGGCAGTACTTTCTGACCTTTGCTCACATTCTCTTTCACCTTTTCCGGAACCTCGTACTCGTGTATTTCTCCGGAGAGGTCTTCAACGTAAATCTTCTTCTTTCCGTCGACTTCCTTTATGTCTTTCACCCAGCCCGAGATGGTGCAGAACACTCCTTCGGGTTCCTTGAGCTTCTTTCTCGCTTCAAAGAGTTCTTCAGCCCTAGGCAGACCCTGCGTTATATCGGCCGCCGTCGCAATACCACCGGTGTGGAAGGTTCTCATGGTGAGCTGTGTTCCAGGTTCTCCTATGGATTGTGCCGCGATTATTCCCACAGCCTCACCGACGTTGACCACTTTGTGGTTCGACAGGTCCATGCCGTAGCACATCGCACAAACACCATGTTCAGCTTCGCAGGTCAAAGGCGATCTCACGTAGATGTTCGGCCTCACTTTGATGGAACTGACACCGTTCTGTTCGAGCACCATCGCCGTCACTTCATCGATCTCTTCCTGGAACACGATTAACTGCCTTTCACCTTTCTTGTCCATGACCGTTTCCTGAGCGATCGTGCCGACAGCGGGATAGACCTTTATCTTGATCTGTTTCTTACCGGCGTTGCGAGCGTTTCTAACCAGATCCCAGGTGACCTCGCTTCCAGCTTCGTAAACAGAACCGTCTTCGAGTCTGATTTCCTCATCCGTAACCGCATATGCAGATGGTAACTGCAGGCTCTGCAGATCCAGGACCTGTTCAACGCAAACGGGGACAGAAACAACGTATTCTGAGAGGAATTTCGCGTCATCGTCGGACAGCATCGTGTTTCTGATGTACTCACGTCCCGTGTTTGGATTTTTCACGACTTCCCCTGTGAGCGGATCGATGACGTCCCTTGCGAGAATTCTACCGAACAGGAAGTCCTTCAGCTCCTGTACGGTCAGGGTGCCGCTTGTGAGCTTCATCGCTTTGATACCGTTTTCTGTACCGCAATCAGTCATCGTTATGAACACACCCTGAGCCACGTCGACGAGTCTCCTGGTGAGGTATCCTGCCGAAGATGTCCTGAGTGCGGTGTCAGCGGCTCCCTTTCTTGCACCGTGCGTCGAGATGAAGAACTCGAGTGAACTCAAGCCTTCGCGAAAGTTCGAGATTATTGGTATTTCGATCGTTTTTCCTGACGGATCTGCCATCAGACCCCTCATGCCCGCGAGTTGCTTGACCTGATCTATGTTACCCCTCGCACCGGACTTAACCATCATGAACACGGGGTTGAAGGGGTTCTCACCGAGCGCTTCATAAGTGACCTTCTGTACTTCTTTCGTCGCGTCTGTCCATATCTTTATGATCTCCTTGTACCTTTCTTCATAGGTGAGGAACCCTTCCAGGTACTCTTGTTCGACCTTTTCAACCCTGCTCAGGGCGTCTTTTATGATCTCGTCCTTCTTCGGTGACACGACCAGGTCTTTGAGCGAGATCGTGAGTCCGGAAACGGTAGCGTAGTGAAAACCGAGATCTTTTATGTCATCGAGCAGATCTGCCGTCGTTTCCATGCCATGTCGCTTGAAGGTTTCGTATATGAGTTCTTTGATCTCATTCTTGCCGAATGTTTTGGAGTAGTCCCTCAGATCTTCTGGAACGATCTCGTTGAATATGATGCGTCCGACGGTGGTTTTGACAATTCTTTCTTCACCGTTCTGTTTGACTCTGGCCATCACGGGTGTATGCAATCCGACCCAGCCTAGCGAATGGGCCAGGATGGCCTCTTCAGGCGAACTGAACCTGAACTTGATCTTGTCGATGCTCGTGGAGTCGTAGTTTTTGTTCACTGCGGTGAGATAGTAGATGCCGACTATGATATCCTTTCCTGGCATTGAAATGGGTTGTCCGTGCGCGGGAGATATGATGTTGTACCTCGATAGCATCAGGTAGCGGGCCTCTGCCTGTGCGGCAGCCGAAAGAGGTACGTGCACTGCCATCTGGTCTCCATCGAAATCAGCGTTGAAGGGGGGACAGACCAGGGGGTGCAACTGTATCGCGTTGCCTTCTATCAGCTTTGGCTCAAAGGCCTGTATCGACATTCTGTGCAGTGTCGGAGCGCGGTTGAGGAGCACGGTTTGGCCTTTGATGACTTCCTCCAGGACGTCCCATGCTTCAGGCATCTCGCGTTCTATGATGGCTTTCTTCAGTTTTCTGGCAGTCCTGCTGCTTTCTCCACCATCTTCGAGCAGTTTGGCGAGCACGAACGGTTTGAAGAGTTCCAGAGCCATCTTCTTCGGCAAACCGCACTGGTGGATCTTCAGCTCCGGACCAACTACGATGACGGCCCTTCCGGAATAATCTACGCGCTTACCCAACAAGTTCCTCCTGAAGCGACCCTTTTTGCCCTTGACGAGATCCGTTAGAGATTTCAGAGGCCTGCCATTTCTGTCGGTGACAGGTCTGCCGATCCTGCCGTTGTATATCAGACTGTCGACGGCTTCCTGGAGCATCCTCATCTCGTTTCTGATCATGATTTCCGGTGCGTTCAGTTCCAGGAACCTCTTCAACCTGTTGTTCCTGTTTATAACCCTCCTGTAGAGATCGTTCAGGTCAGTTGTTGCGAACCTTCCTCCGTCGATCTGGATCATGGGTCTCAGCTCAGGAGGTATCACCGGGAGCGCTTCCAGAACCATCCATTCAGGTCTCGTACCGGATTTGATGAGATTCTTGACGATCTTCAACCTTCTCAGCAGCTTCAGAGCCCTGCCACTGCTCTTTGGAAGCTCCGCGAGTTCGGCTTCTATTTGAGCTCTCAGTTTTTCGAGGTCTATCATTTCGAGCAGTTTCTTCACGGCAGCGGCACCGTAATGCGCCTCGATCTTGCCTGGATAGAGCTCTTTGTAAGCCTCGTATTCATTCTCCGTTATGATAGAACCCACCGTCAACCCGGTTTCCTTGGCGAGTTCTTTGTCTATCCTGGTGACGGCGAGGATAGGTCTATCGTTCTCAACTTCCGCTTCCACAGTGAACTGATCAGGATAGTATTCTTGGAAGATTCTGTACTCACTCAGAGACAGATGTTCATCTTCAAAGAGAAACCTGTCTGCGAGGTAGTCACCAGCCTTCACCTTGTCACCATCGTTGACGTATGCGAGAGCACTCTCGAATATGGGATACTTCCTCTCTGCTGCAACCTGTTCGATGTAGACAGATCCCGAGGACAGAACTTCGTAAGAACCGTCCTCGAGAGGTCTGACGTTCAGTTCTTTTCCAAACACGACCCGTCCTGAGGCAGGGCTCTTTAGAGCCTGAATCACTCCTGCAGTCCAGATCTGGTCTCCAGCTTTGACCTTCGCACCATTTTTAACGGTGAGCCTGCAACAGTAAGGGATGGAAAGCGTCAGCGGCTGTTCTTTGCTCGCCGCGTGTGGTTTCAAAGTCAGACTGGAAGTCAGCTCATCGATCTCGACAGTCCCGTCGAACGGCGCGTAGAACGCTGGTATCTGTTTTTCAGCGACCAGGATAT encodes the following:
- a CDS encoding DNA-directed RNA polymerase subunit beta' encodes the protein MAISTFKRKIAAVKIGVASPDTIRSWSSGEVKKPETINYRTFKPERDGLFCEKIFGPTKDYECACGKYKGKKYEGTVCERCGVRVESKESRRKRMGHIELAAPVVHIWYLKSTPSILSTLLNIPTRDLENIIYYGSRRIIEKAYIVTNSKKTQFAEGDIIYETEYNIYKKVLDFEAEQAVIVKNPKTPVISEIDGEVSVKNERSNTGRTITWITVRNVVRSQVQLFPGMILLVKNNQEVSENDILVAEKQIPAFYAPFDGTVEIDELTSSLTLKPHAASKEQPLTLSIPYCCRLTVKNGAKVKAGDQIWTAGVIQALKSPASGRVVFGKELNVRPLEDGSYEVLSSGSVYIEQVAAERKYPIFESALAYVNDGDKVKAGDYLADRFLFEDEHLSLSEYRIFQEYYPDQFTVEAEVENDRPILAVTRIDKELAKETGLTVGSIITENEYEAYKELYPGKIEAHYGAAAVKKLLEMIDLEKLRAQIEAELAELPKSSGRALKLLRRLKIVKNLIKSGTRPEWMVLEALPVIPPELRPMIQIDGGRFATTDLNDLYRRVINRNNRLKRFLELNAPEIMIRNEMRMLQEAVDSLIYNGRIGRPVTDRNGRPLKSLTDLVKGKKGRFRRNLLGKRVDYSGRAVIVVGPELKIHQCGLPKKMALELFKPFVLAKLLEDGGESSRTARKLKKAIIEREMPEAWDVLEEVIKGQTVLLNRAPTLHRMSIQAFEPKLIEGNAIQLHPLVCPPFNADFDGDQMAVHVPLSAAAQAEARYLMLSRYNIISPAHGQPISMPGKDIIVGIYYLTAVNKNYDSTSIDKIKFRFSSPEEAILAHSLGWVGLHTPVMARVKQNGEERIVKTTVGRIIFNEIVPEDLRDYSKTFGKNEIKELIYETFKRHGMETTADLLDDIKDLGFHYATVSGLTISLKDLVVSPKKDEIIKDALSRVEKVEQEYLEGFLTYEERYKEIIKIWTDATKEVQKVTYEALGENPFNPVFMMVKSGARGNIDQVKQLAGMRGLMADPSGKTIEIPIISNFREGLSSLEFFISTHGARKGAADTALRTSSAGYLTRRLVDVAQGVFITMTDCGTENGIKAMKLTSGTLTVQELKDFLFGRILARDVIDPLTGEVVKNPNTGREYIRNTMLSDDDAKFLSEYVVSVPVCVEQVLDLQSLQLPSAYAVTDEEIRLEDGSVYEAGSEVTWDLVRNARNAGKKQIKIKVYPAVGTIAQETVMDKKGERQLIVFQEEIDEVTAMVLEQNGVSSIKVRPNIYVRSPLTCEAEHGVCAMCYGMDLSNHKVVNVGEAVGIIAAQSIGEPGTQLTMRTFHTGGIATAADITQGLPRAEELFEARKKLKEPEGVFCTISGWVKDIKEVDGKKKIYVEDLSGEIHEYEVPEKVKENVSKGQKVLPGQMLTTGAVKLRKLMDTLGVEATAMYLLTETQKVYREQGVEIHNKHFEIIIRQMLSRVEVIDPGDTDYLPGELLTLAEARRINDEILKANAHVQSNRNAVIGKILAKKIVAKLKDEVEEIAPEGTEVTEEIVEKAVAAGVKEIVVMEEGRPTTYQIAPKEPMKYRRRLLRITKASLEQEGWLSAASFQQTPQVLTEAAIEGRIDYLKGLKENVIVGQLIPSGTGLEIFANIQIEETPRAAEEEKMA